In a single window of the Acipenser ruthenus chromosome 20, fAciRut3.2 maternal haplotype, whole genome shotgun sequence genome:
- the LOC117425515 gene encoding potassium voltage-gated channel subfamily G member 4-like, with protein sequence MPIISGTNNQDFSNLSLSDDSSLNQIITSTPESQTIKGVYYKRAQRIYNQDQLYTVDQKNQILINVGGNRYTIPWSTLDEFPLTRLGRLKFCSSYEEIIQVCDDYDEKANEFFFDRSPSAFRIILNFLAAGKLRLLREMCALSFHEEMTYWGLEVTNMERCCKRKLYTRLEDVAGIQRKEEARRYKKKEHVLVESTRSGIYMSKLRNMVENPQSGLPGKVFACLSIFFVATTVISLCISTMPDFREEEERGECSQKCFYMFIVETVCVGWFSLEFVLRFIQARSKLDFIQGPLNIIDGMAILPYYVSLIVGDEQETKDRPGGKGYLEKVSLVLRLLRGLRILYVMRLARHSLGLQTLGLTVRRSIREFGLLLLFLCVAVTLYSPLVFLAESEITKGQDFTSIPASYWWAIISMTTVGYGDMVPRSIPGQVVALSSILSGILIMAFPATSIFHMFSRSYMDLKVEQERLLKEERREAGNKTFNDADSFESEESDSLVEYSSIGKQ encoded by the exons ATGCCCATTATCTCTGGAACCAACAACCAGGACTTTAGCAACCTGAGCCTGAGCGACGACAGCAGCCTCAACCAGATAATCACCAGCACTCCGGAGAGCCAAACCATCAAGGGGGTCTACTACAAAAGAGCCCAGAGAATATACAACCAGGACCAGCTGTACACCGTCGACCAGAAGAACCAGATCCTCATCAACGTGGGGGGCAACAGATACACCATCCCCTGGAGCACCTTGGACGAGTTCCCACTTACAAGACTGGGGAGGCTGAAGTTCTGCAGCAGCTACGAAGAGATCATCCAAGTGTGCGACGACTATGACGAGAAAGCCAACGAGTTCTTCTTCGACCGGAGCCCCTCTGCCTTCAGGATCATTTTGAACTTCCTGGCAGCCGGGAAGCTGCGACTCTTGCGGGAGATGTGTGCCTTGTCCTTCCATGAGGAGATGACCTACTGGGGCCTGGAGGTGACCAACATGGAGCGCTGCTGCAAGAGGAAGCTCTACACAAGGCTGGAGGACGTGGCTGGGATCCAGAGAAAGGAGGAGGCTCGCAGGTACAAGAAGAAGGAGCACGTCCTGGTGGAATCCACCAGATCTGGGATTTATATGAGCAAGCTGAGGAACATGGTGGAGAACCCTCAGTCTGGTCTCCCGGGGAAGGTGTTTGCTTGTCTTTCCATCTTTTTTGTAGCCACCACGGTTATAAGCCTTTGCATCAGCACCATGCCGGACTTcagagaagaggaggagagg GGTGAATGTTCTCAGAAGTGCTTCTACATGTTCATTGTGGAGACGGTCTGTGTGGGCTGGTTCTCCCTGGAATTTGTTCTCCGCTTCATTCAGGCCAGGAGCAAACTGGATTTCATCCAAGGGCCGCTGAACATCATCGACGGCATGGCCATCCTGCCCTACTATGTCTCCCTGATAGTGGGGGATGAGCAGGAGACCAAGGACAGGCCAGGAGGAAAGGGCTACCTGGAGAAGGTGAGTCTGGTGCTGAGACTCCTTCGGGGGCTGAGGATTTTGTATGTCATGAGGCTGGCCCGACACTCCCTGGGGCTACAGACCCTGGGCCTGACCGTGAGGCGCAGCATAAGGGAATTCGGGCTGCTGCTGCTCTTCCTATGTGTGGCCGTCACTCTCTACTCCCCCTTGGTGTTCCTGGCAGAGAGCGAGATAACAAAGGGACAGGACTTCACCAGCATCCCGGCTTCCTATTGGTGGGCTATCATCTCCATGACGACGGTTGGCTACGGGGACATGGTGCCAAGGAGTATTCCGGGCCAGGTGGTGGCGCTAAGCAGCATTTTGAGTGGGATTTTAATCATGGCATTTCCTGCCACCTCTATCTTCCACATGTTCTCCAGATCATACATGGACCTGAAGGTGGAGCAGGAGAGGTTATTGAAGGAGGAGAGACGAGAGGCTGGGAACAAAACGTTTAATGATGCAGATAGTTTTGAGTCTGAGGAATCAGACTCCCTGGTGGAATACAGCAGTATTGGAAAACAATAA